From Tautonia marina, one genomic window encodes:
- a CDS encoding pyruvate dehydrogenase complex E1 component subunit beta: protein MAVMQYREALNLAMTEEMERDDRVFLMGEEVAEYNGAYKVSQGMLDRFGDRRIIDTPISENGFAGIGIGAAMVGLRPIVEFMTFSFSYVAFDQLVNNAANMRYMSGGQFSVPIVFRGNSGIAGNLGATHSHRPEALYAHFPGLKVMMPSTPSDAKGMLKAAIRDDDPVIFIEHENLLGDKGEVSEDPDFVVPIGKADVKREGSDVTIITYSRSVITSLKAAEKLEEEGISAEVLDMRTIRPLDLDAILNSVTKTHRAIIVEENWPYCGIGAGVADRIYRAAFDELDAPIQRVTAKDAPLPYNRRLELDMLPSVERVVEAVNQVLYR, encoded by the coding sequence ATGGCCGTCATGCAGTACCGAGAGGCCCTGAATCTGGCCATGACCGAGGAGATGGAGCGGGACGACCGCGTCTTCCTCATGGGTGAAGAGGTCGCCGAATACAACGGCGCGTACAAGGTCAGCCAGGGGATGCTCGACCGCTTCGGCGATCGCCGGATCATCGACACGCCGATCTCCGAGAACGGCTTCGCCGGCATCGGCATCGGCGCGGCGATGGTCGGCCTGCGGCCGATCGTCGAGTTCATGACCTTCAGCTTCAGCTACGTCGCGTTCGACCAGCTGGTCAACAACGCCGCGAACATGCGCTACATGTCGGGCGGCCAGTTCAGCGTGCCGATCGTTTTCCGAGGCAACTCGGGGATCGCCGGCAACCTGGGGGCGACCCACTCGCACCGGCCAGAAGCGCTCTACGCCCACTTCCCGGGCCTGAAGGTGATGATGCCCAGCACCCCGAGCGACGCCAAGGGGATGCTCAAGGCCGCCATTCGAGACGACGACCCGGTCATCTTCATCGAGCACGAGAACCTGCTCGGCGACAAGGGAGAGGTCTCCGAGGACCCCGACTTCGTCGTGCCGATCGGCAAGGCCGACGTGAAGCGCGAAGGCTCGGACGTGACGATCATCACCTACTCCCGATCGGTCATCACCAGCCTGAAGGCCGCCGAGAAGCTGGAGGAGGAGGGGATCAGCGCCGAGGTGCTCGACATGAGGACCATCCGGCCGCTCGACCTCGACGCCATCCTGAACTCGGTGACGAAGACGCATCGCGCCATCATTGTCGAGGAAAACTGGCCGTACTGCGGTATCGGTGCCGGCGTGGCCGACCGCATCTACCGCGCCGCCTTCGATGAACTGGACGCCCCGATCCAGCGCGTGACCGCCAAGGACGCCCCGTTGCCGTATAACCGTCGCCTGGAGCTGGACATGCTGCCCAGCGTCGAGCGGGTGGTTGAGGCGGTGAATCAGGTTCTCTACCGCTGA
- the pdhA gene encoding pyruvate dehydrogenase (acetyl-transferring) E1 component subunit alpha, producing the protein MAHAQTEAKPIVEREQALDWLRQMLVIRRFEERSAMLYQRQKIGGFCHLYSGQEACAVGSIGVLRDDDYVITAYRDHGHAIARGMDPKAGMAEMLGKAAGCSKGKGGSMHFFQVDRNFMGGHAIVGSHIPLAAGFAFASKYRGDDKVTLCFFGDGAMDQGALHEAFNMAGLWKLPVIYVVENNMMSMGTQLHRHSAVLDLTQRGGPPYGFSASIAVDANDVEAMAEVTLEAANRARAGEGPTFIEAKTYRYRGHSMSDPMKYRTKEELEKARERDPISLYEVVLRERGWVDDESLELMQAEVKEQIDEAIRFAEEAPEPELDEVYTDITVSPYIPQE; encoded by the coding sequence ATGGCCCACGCGCAGACTGAAGCCAAGCCCATTGTCGAACGGGAGCAGGCCCTCGACTGGCTCCGCCAAATGCTGGTGATCCGCCGGTTCGAAGAGCGTTCCGCAATGCTCTATCAGCGGCAAAAGATCGGCGGCTTTTGTCACCTGTATAGCGGACAGGAAGCCTGCGCCGTGGGTTCGATCGGTGTTTTGCGTGACGACGATTACGTCATCACCGCCTACCGAGACCACGGGCACGCCATCGCCCGGGGGATGGACCCGAAGGCCGGCATGGCCGAGATGCTGGGCAAGGCCGCCGGTTGCTCGAAGGGCAAGGGCGGCTCGATGCACTTCTTCCAGGTCGACCGGAACTTCATGGGCGGTCACGCGATCGTCGGCAGCCACATTCCGCTGGCCGCCGGGTTCGCCTTCGCCAGCAAGTACCGCGGCGACGACAAGGTGACGCTCTGCTTCTTCGGCGACGGCGCGATGGACCAGGGGGCCTTGCACGAGGCCTTCAACATGGCCGGGCTCTGGAAGCTGCCGGTCATCTACGTTGTTGAAAACAACATGATGTCGATGGGCACGCAACTGCACCGGCACTCGGCCGTGCTCGACCTGACCCAGCGCGGCGGACCGCCGTATGGCTTCTCGGCCAGCATTGCGGTGGATGCCAACGACGTCGAGGCGATGGCCGAGGTGACGCTCGAAGCCGCCAACCGCGCCCGGGCCGGCGAGGGGCCGACCTTCATCGAGGCCAAGACCTATCGCTACCGCGGTCACTCGATGTCGGACCCGATGAAGTACCGGACCAAGGAAGAGCTGGAAAAGGCCCGCGAACGGGACCCGATCTCGCTCTACGAGGTCGTCCTCCGCGAACGCGGCTGGGTCGACGATGAATCCCTGGAACTGATGCAGGCCGAGGTCAAGGAGCAGATCGACGAGGCCATCCGCTTCGCCGAGGAAGCCCCCGAGCCGGAGCTTGACGAGGTCTATACCGACATTACCGTCTCCCCCTACATCCCTCAGGAGTGA
- a CDS encoding pyridoxamine 5'-phosphate oxidase family protein, translating to MGIAEFKNRVTSAEELAEVIGSPSELVIKKQLAELDGHMRRFIAESPFLLIGTVGRDGSCDVSPRGDAPGSLAAVRDSRTLLIPERRGNRRADSLRNIIETGRAALLFLIPGMGETLRVNGRACVIRDDEVLAPLAVEGKTPLVGVVIEVEECFFQCAKALIRSKLWEPSATDHASSLPTLAEILVDQTGIEGQTVGSLSEAIETSYKNHLY from the coding sequence ATGGGAATCGCCGAATTCAAGAACCGCGTGACATCTGCCGAAGAACTCGCGGAGGTGATCGGCTCGCCGAGCGAGCTGGTGATCAAGAAGCAACTGGCGGAACTCGATGGCCACATGAGACGGTTCATTGCCGAATCGCCGTTCCTTCTGATCGGTACCGTCGGCCGGGACGGGTCGTGCGACGTCTCCCCGCGTGGCGATGCGCCCGGAAGCCTGGCGGCTGTCCGGGACTCCCGGACCCTGCTGATCCCCGAGCGGCGCGGGAACCGCCGCGCCGACAGCCTGCGAAACATCATCGAGACCGGTCGCGCGGCCCTCTTGTTCCTGATTCCTGGGATGGGCGAGACCCTTCGCGTCAACGGCCGGGCGTGTGTGATCCGCGATGATGAGGTGCTCGCGCCCCTGGCGGTCGAGGGCAAGACACCCCTGGTTGGGGTCGTCATCGAGGTCGAGGAATGCTTTTTCCAGTGCGCGAAGGCCCTCATCCGGTCGAAGCTGTGGGAGCCGAGCGCGACCGACCACGCGTCATCGTTGCCGACGCTTGCCGAAATCCTCGTCGATCAGACCGGGATCGAGGGACAGACGGTGGGATCGCTGAGTGAAGCGATTGAGACTTCCTATAAAAATCACCTTTATTGA
- a CDS encoding dihydrolipoamide acetyltransferase family protein: MPIEVTMAKLSPTMESGQLVKWNVKVGDAVKEGDVLAEIQTDKAVMPMEAFDEGTVALLDVQEGDDVALGQRVLVMASKGEDPAQVAEKLKGGSASKAEAKKEAVPAGAGAGAGAQGASSAPDYGHSTDSNGQHAEAEPREPGGRVRSSPLARKIAASEGIDLGQVEGSGPNGRIVRRDVEEFLQHRGAAPSKGKEAAAAAPAPAMPVARGPVRETQRVPHTRMRKTIAARMLQAKQTAPEIHVTSDIRMDRIVALREQLNAQLSKQKIKLSVGDFVTKAVAMALRKHPDLNASYEEDAMVLHGDVNIGIAVALDGGLIVPVLPNADQLGLVEIRQGTLALAEAARTNTLNPKQMMGGTFTISNLGMYGVKQFDAILNMPEVGILAVGTTEARPVVENGQLVVGQVMTVTLTADHRAVDGATAAEFMRTLKAFLEEPAAMLL, from the coding sequence ATGCCCATTGAAGTGACGATGGCCAAACTCAGCCCGACGATGGAGAGCGGGCAACTGGTGAAGTGGAACGTGAAGGTCGGCGACGCGGTCAAGGAAGGGGACGTCCTGGCCGAGATCCAGACCGACAAGGCCGTCATGCCGATGGAGGCGTTCGACGAGGGGACGGTCGCCCTGCTCGACGTGCAGGAGGGGGATGACGTTGCCCTCGGCCAGCGCGTGCTGGTGATGGCGAGCAAGGGGGAAGACCCGGCGCAGGTGGCCGAGAAGCTCAAGGGCGGCTCGGCCTCGAAGGCTGAGGCGAAGAAGGAAGCCGTTCCGGCCGGAGCCGGAGCCGGAGCCGGAGCACAAGGGGCGTCGTCCGCTCCGGATTACGGCCACTCGACCGACTCGAACGGCCAGCACGCCGAGGCCGAACCGCGAGAACCCGGCGGACGGGTCCGCTCCAGCCCGCTCGCCCGCAAGATCGCCGCGTCCGAGGGAATCGACCTCGGCCAGGTGGAGGGCTCGGGGCCCAACGGCCGGATCGTTCGCCGAGACGTGGAGGAATTCCTCCAGCACCGCGGCGCCGCCCCGAGCAAGGGGAAAGAGGCCGCTGCCGCTGCCCCCGCCCCGGCCATGCCGGTTGCCCGTGGCCCGGTTCGAGAAACCCAGCGCGTGCCGCACACCCGGATGCGCAAGACGATCGCTGCCCGGATGCTCCAGGCCAAGCAAACGGCCCCGGAAATCCACGTCACGAGCGACATCCGCATGGACCGGATCGTCGCCCTCCGCGAGCAGCTCAACGCCCAGCTCTCGAAGCAGAAGATCAAGCTCTCGGTCGGCGACTTCGTGACCAAGGCCGTTGCGATGGCCTTGCGAAAGCACCCGGACCTGAACGCCTCGTACGAAGAGGACGCGATGGTCTTGCATGGCGATGTGAACATCGGCATCGCCGTGGCCCTCGACGGCGGTTTGATTGTGCCGGTCCTGCCGAATGCCGATCAGCTCGGGCTGGTTGAGATCCGCCAGGGGACGCTCGCCCTGGCCGAGGCCGCCCGCACCAACACGCTCAACCCGAAACAGATGATGGGCGGGACGTTCACGATTTCGAATCTTGGCATGTACGGCGTCAAGCAGTTCGACGCCATTCTGAACATGCCCGAGGTCGGCATCCTCGCCGTCGGCACGACCGAGGCCCGGCCGGTGGTCGAGAACGGCCAGCTGGTCGTCGGCCAGGTGATGACCGTCACCCTCACCGCCGACCACCGCGCCGTCGATGGCGCGACCGCCGCCGAGTTCATGCGAACGCTCAAGGCGTTCCTCGAAGAACCGGCCGCAATGCTGCTCTGA
- a CDS encoding ammonia-forming cytochrome c nitrite reductase subunit c552 — MASQPESNVGPDLPRPARRRRNLVLVAIAGGAAIGTFLAAALAVSIFERKNEARTPYVVTVPVDEDTTDPAVWGANWPSQYEGFMRTLEDGRTRYGGSSAIPKQKLDQDPWLRLMWAGYAFSIDYREARGHAYMLLDQEQTERVTQRPQPGACLHCHSSVIPAYRALGDGDVMEGFRKLCAMSYEEARNVTDEHGDLLINHPANCVDCHVPNTMELRVTRPAFIKGIAALMKKERGIDDYDVNRDATRQEMRTFSCAQCHVEYYFTPEEKLVTYPWSNGLKIEEIESYYDEIGFADWTHEVTGGKMLKAQHPEFELWSQGTHAKAGVSCADCHMPYKREGAMKVSDHHVRSPLLNASRSCQVCHNVPEDELLDRVHTIQDRTRSLLDRSAEALTATIESIAAAREAGAGEEELAEAIALQRRAQFRIDFVFSENSMGFHAPQETARVLAEAIDYARQGEIAARTVAPTLDRQPLPEPTVEGVTPTEEAPPGPYEHPVRQGRQPD, encoded by the coding sequence ATGGCCTCGCAGCCCGAATCGAACGTGGGACCCGACTTGCCCCGCCCCGCCCGACGCCGGCGCAACCTGGTGCTGGTTGCCATCGCGGGCGGAGCGGCGATCGGTACCTTTCTTGCCGCGGCCCTGGCCGTGTCGATCTTCGAGCGCAAGAACGAGGCGCGCACCCCGTACGTGGTGACCGTCCCGGTGGATGAGGACACGACCGACCCGGCCGTTTGGGGGGCCAACTGGCCGAGCCAGTACGAGGGGTTCATGCGGACCTTGGAAGACGGCCGGACCCGTTACGGCGGTTCCAGCGCCATCCCGAAGCAGAAGCTTGACCAGGACCCCTGGCTCCGCCTGATGTGGGCCGGCTACGCCTTCTCGATCGACTACCGAGAGGCAAGAGGACATGCCTACATGCTGCTTGATCAGGAGCAGACCGAGCGGGTGACGCAGCGTCCGCAGCCGGGGGCCTGCCTGCACTGCCATTCGTCGGTGATTCCGGCCTACCGAGCCCTCGGTGACGGCGACGTGATGGAAGGGTTCCGCAAGCTCTGCGCGATGTCCTACGAGGAGGCGCGTAATGTGACCGACGAGCACGGGGACCTGCTCATCAACCACCCGGCCAACTGCGTCGATTGTCACGTGCCGAACACGATGGAGCTGCGTGTGACCCGCCCGGCCTTTATCAAGGGGATTGCGGCCCTGATGAAGAAGGAACGCGGGATTGATGACTACGATGTGAACCGCGATGCCACGCGGCAGGAGATGCGCACCTTCTCCTGCGCCCAGTGCCATGTCGAGTATTACTTCACGCCCGAGGAGAAGCTGGTCACCTATCCGTGGTCGAACGGATTGAAGATTGAGGAGATCGAATCGTACTACGATGAGATTGGGTTTGCGGACTGGACCCATGAGGTGACCGGCGGCAAGATGCTCAAGGCGCAGCATCCGGAGTTCGAGCTGTGGAGCCAGGGGACGCACGCGAAGGCAGGGGTCTCGTGCGCCGACTGCCACATGCCGTACAAGCGCGAGGGGGCGATGAAGGTTTCCGATCATCATGTGCGCAGCCCCTTGCTGAATGCGTCGCGGTCGTGCCAGGTCTGCCACAACGTGCCCGAGGACGAGCTGCTCGACCGCGTGCACACGATCCAGGATCGGACCCGGTCGCTGCTCGATCGCTCGGCCGAGGCGCTCACGGCGACGATTGAATCGATCGCCGCCGCCCGCGAAGCCGGGGCCGGGGAGGAGGAGCTGGCCGAGGCGATCGCGTTGCAGCGTCGGGCGCAGTTCCGGATCGACTTCGTGTTCTCCGAGAACTCGATGGGCTTCCACGCCCCTCAGGAAACCGCTCGGGTGCTGGCCGAGGCGATTGACTACGCCCGGCAGGGGGAAATCGCGGCCCGCACGGTCGCCCCGACGCTCGATCGGCAACCGTTGCCCGAGCCGACCGTCGAGGGGGTCACGCCGACCGAGGAGGCACCTCCTGGGCCGTATGAACACCCGGTTCGGCAGGGGCGGCAGCCCGATTGA
- a CDS encoding nucleotidyltransferase domain-containing protein — MSTLQRLADRGLIRPPRWLPNNVMYETIMGSVAYGVSSDTSDMDVYGWAIPPKEDIFPHLRGEIPGFGKTAKRFEVFQEHHVEDRDALAGHGRMYDLSIFGIVKFFQLAMENNPNIIDSLFTPATCVLHSTRVGNLVRENRRLFLHKGAWPKFKGYAYSQLHKLTIKQPQGKRAELVAEHGYDTKFGYHVVRLIGEVEQILLEGDIDLQRNNDQLKAIRRGEWSEDRLRQWFAEKESHLERLYAESPLPPVPDEPRLRALLLSALEEHYGSLEGCVVNPDRAVEALRNIQAELERVRDLL, encoded by the coding sequence ATGAGCACGCTGCAACGACTCGCGGATCGAGGGCTCATCCGGCCCCCACGATGGCTGCCGAACAACGTCATGTACGAGACGATCATGGGGTCGGTCGCCTATGGCGTCTCGTCGGACACGAGCGACATGGACGTGTACGGCTGGGCGATCCCGCCGAAGGAGGACATCTTCCCGCACCTCCGGGGGGAGATCCCCGGCTTCGGCAAGACGGCCAAACGCTTCGAGGTGTTTCAGGAGCACCACGTCGAGGATCGGGATGCCCTGGCCGGGCACGGGAGGATGTATGACCTGTCGATCTTCGGCATCGTCAAGTTCTTCCAGCTGGCGATGGAGAACAACCCGAACATCATTGATAGCTTGTTCACGCCTGCAACCTGCGTATTGCACAGCACGAGGGTTGGGAACCTTGTGCGGGAGAACCGGAGGCTGTTTCTGCACAAAGGGGCCTGGCCGAAGTTCAAGGGGTATGCCTACAGCCAGTTGCACAAGCTGACGATCAAGCAGCCGCAGGGGAAGCGGGCCGAGCTGGTCGCCGAGCACGGCTACGACACGAAGTTCGGCTACCACGTGGTGCGCCTGATCGGCGAGGTCGAGCAGATCCTGCTCGAAGGGGACATCGACCTGCAGCGGAACAACGACCAGCTCAAGGCGATTCGCCGGGGCGAGTGGTCCGAGGATCGGCTCCGACAGTGGTTCGCCGAGAAGGAGTCGCACCTGGAGCGCCTCTACGCCGAGAGTCCCCTGCCGCCCGTCCCCGACGAGCCGAGGCTCCGGGCCTTGCTCCTCTCGGCCCTGGAGGAACATTATGGCAGCCTGGAGGGCTGCGTCGTGAACCCGGATCGGGCGGTGGAGGCGCTGCGGAACATCCAGGCCGAGCTGGAGCGGGTGAGGGACCTGCTCTGA
- the nrfH gene encoding cytochrome c nitrite reductase small subunit, whose protein sequence is MILANLGALGVLVALFVGMFVGMSAFTMTYGEGWSYFSKSSETCINCHIMDDHFDSWVKSSHGHVASCADCHLPHDKIHGLIAKADNGFFHSWAFTFQNFHEPIRIKQRNLTNLLNNCIDCHSDTVHEMLPTEPGGDMMSCVHCHAEVGHATWRRR, encoded by the coding sequence ATGATCCTGGCGAACCTGGGGGCGCTGGGGGTGCTGGTGGCGCTGTTTGTCGGCATGTTCGTTGGCATGAGCGCCTTTACGATGACCTACGGCGAAGGGTGGTCGTACTTCAGCAAGAGCTCGGAGACCTGCATCAACTGTCACATCATGGACGACCACTTCGACTCGTGGGTGAAGAGCAGCCACGGGCATGTGGCCTCGTGCGCCGATTGCCACCTGCCGCATGACAAGATTCATGGCCTGATTGCCAAGGCGGACAACGGGTTCTTTCACTCGTGGGCCTTCACGTTTCAGAATTTTCATGAGCCGATCCGGATCAAGCAGCGCAACCTGACGAATCTGCTGAATAACTGTATCGACTGCCACAGCGACACCGTCCATGAGATGCTGCCGACCGAGCCGGGGGGGGACATGATGTCGTGCGTCCACTGCCACGCCGAGGTGGGGCACGCCACCTGGCGGCGGCGATGA
- the acnA gene encoding aconitate hydratase, whose translation MADSFQSRATIQVDGRPYQIYRLDALSGQGVDLARLPFSLKILLENLLRCEDDLTVSADDVLALAKWDPKAEPKDEIAFRPARVLMQDFTGVPAVVDLAAMRDAMSRLGGDPKQINPLQPAELVIDHSVQVDEAGTKLALLHNTELEYQRNTERYAFLRWGQKAFENFKVVPPETGIVHQVNLEYLARVVFTKEENGATIAYPDTLVGTDSHTTMINGLGVLGWGVGGIEAEAAMLGQPVSMLVPQVIGFKLAGKLPEGATATDLVLTVTQMLRRRGVVGKFVEFFGDGLDHLPLADRATIANMAPEYGATCGIFPIDAETLRYLELSGRPSELIRLVEAYSKEQGMFRTTGAPEPHFTDVLELDLSTVVPSLAGPKRPQDRVTLGEVKGGFAQVLSQMIKDSPTALAAAEKARQAGGPATTDPRSEDRLETEGGGGVAPGTEDPQAPAAQTHPLSNGNGHLTHGSVVIAAITSCTNTSNPSVMIGAGLVAKKAAELGLKPKPWVKASLAPGSKVVTDYLDDAGLTASLDALGFNTVGYGCTTCIGNSGPLSKEITQAIQEDDLVAVSVLSGNRNFEGRINSDVKANYLASPPLVVAYALAGTIDIDLTSEPIGTDTNGKAVYLKDIWPTQKEVQDTILKSVRAEMYQRKYADVFEGDERWKSLPTPEGDLYAWDDASTYVKNPPYFQGMGVEPDPVQEISGARVLAVLGDSITTDHISPAGAIKAQSPAGSYLREHGVEAKDFNSYGSRRGNHEVMVRGTFANVRLRNQLAPGTEGGFTRLLPEGEVTTIFDASEEYRRRGVPLMILAGKEYGSGSSRDWAAKGPRLLGVRAVIAESFERIHRSNLVGMGILPLQFGAGDNAQSLGLTGEETYAIEGLRKVLDAKFAEGREVQVVATKADGSTLRFPATVRIDTPQEIKYYEHGGILSFVLRQLLKARQS comes from the coding sequence ATGGCCGACAGTTTTCAGAGTCGAGCGACCATTCAGGTTGATGGCCGACCGTATCAGATCTACCGCCTCGATGCCCTGAGTGGGCAGGGGGTGGACCTGGCCCGATTGCCGTTTTCGTTGAAAATCTTGCTGGAAAACCTCTTGCGGTGCGAGGACGACCTGACCGTCTCGGCCGACGACGTGCTGGCGCTGGCGAAGTGGGACCCGAAGGCCGAGCCGAAGGATGAGATCGCCTTTCGGCCGGCTCGGGTGTTGATGCAGGACTTCACGGGAGTGCCGGCGGTCGTGGACCTGGCCGCCATGCGAGACGCGATGAGCCGGCTCGGCGGCGATCCGAAGCAGATCAACCCGTTGCAGCCGGCCGAGCTGGTGATCGACCACTCGGTGCAGGTGGACGAGGCCGGGACGAAGCTAGCCCTCTTGCACAACACGGAACTCGAATATCAGCGGAATACGGAGCGGTACGCGTTTCTGCGTTGGGGTCAGAAGGCGTTCGAGAACTTCAAGGTCGTGCCGCCGGAGACGGGGATCGTCCACCAGGTGAATCTGGAATACCTGGCGCGGGTCGTCTTCACGAAGGAAGAGAACGGCGCAACGATCGCCTATCCCGACACGCTGGTCGGAACCGACTCGCACACGACGATGATCAACGGCCTGGGGGTGCTGGGCTGGGGGGTCGGCGGGATCGAGGCTGAGGCGGCAATGCTGGGGCAGCCGGTGTCGATGCTCGTGCCGCAGGTCATCGGCTTCAAGCTGGCCGGGAAGCTGCCGGAAGGGGCGACGGCGACCGACCTGGTGTTGACCGTTACGCAGATGCTCCGGCGTCGGGGGGTGGTGGGCAAGTTCGTCGAGTTCTTCGGCGACGGGCTCGATCACCTGCCGCTGGCCGACCGGGCGACGATCGCCAACATGGCCCCCGAATACGGCGCGACCTGCGGCATCTTCCCGATCGACGCCGAGACGCTTCGCTATCTGGAACTCTCGGGACGGCCGAGCGAATTGATCCGCCTGGTCGAGGCGTACAGCAAGGAACAGGGAATGTTCCGCACGACCGGGGCTCCGGAGCCGCACTTCACCGACGTGCTGGAGCTGGACCTCTCGACCGTCGTGCCGAGCCTGGCCGGGCCGAAGCGTCCGCAAGACCGGGTGACGCTGGGAGAGGTGAAGGGGGGGTTCGCTCAGGTCCTCTCGCAGATGATCAAGGACTCGCCGACGGCGCTGGCCGCCGCCGAAAAAGCTCGACAGGCGGGAGGCCCGGCCACGACCGATCCCAGGAGCGAGGATCGGCTCGAAACCGAAGGGGGGGGCGGTGTCGCTCCCGGCACCGAGGACCCGCAGGCCCCGGCCGCTCAGACGCACCCGCTGAGCAACGGCAACGGCCACCTGACGCACGGCTCGGTGGTGATCGCGGCGATCACGAGCTGCACGAACACGTCGAACCCATCGGTGATGATCGGCGCAGGTCTGGTGGCGAAGAAGGCGGCCGAGCTCGGCCTGAAGCCGAAGCCGTGGGTCAAGGCGAGCCTCGCGCCTGGATCCAAGGTGGTGACCGATTACCTGGACGACGCCGGCTTGACCGCGTCACTCGATGCATTGGGGTTCAACACCGTCGGCTACGGCTGCACGACCTGCATTGGGAACTCGGGGCCGCTGTCGAAGGAGATCACCCAGGCGATCCAGGAGGATGACCTGGTGGCCGTCTCGGTCCTCTCGGGGAACCGGAACTTCGAGGGTCGGATCAACTCGGACGTGAAGGCCAATTACCTGGCGTCGCCCCCCCTGGTGGTGGCGTACGCATTGGCCGGGACGATCGACATTGACCTGACGAGCGAGCCGATCGGGACCGACACGAACGGCAAAGCCGTGTATCTGAAAGACATCTGGCCGACCCAGAAGGAAGTGCAGGACACGATCCTCAAGTCGGTCCGGGCCGAGATGTATCAGCGCAAGTATGCCGACGTCTTCGAAGGGGACGAGCGCTGGAAGAGCTTGCCGACCCCCGAGGGGGATCTTTACGCCTGGGACGACGCCTCGACCTACGTGAAGAACCCGCCCTACTTCCAGGGGATGGGGGTCGAGCCCGACCCGGTGCAGGAGATCAGCGGGGCTCGGGTGCTGGCGGTGCTGGGAGACAGCATCACGACCGACCATATTTCTCCGGCCGGGGCGATCAAGGCGCAGAGCCCGGCGGGCTCGTATCTGAGGGAGCACGGGGTCGAGGCGAAGGACTTCAACTCGTACGGCTCTCGGCGAGGGAATCATGAGGTGATGGTCCGCGGCACGTTTGCCAACGTCCGGCTGCGGAACCAACTGGCCCCGGGGACCGAAGGGGGCTTCACCCGGCTCTTGCCCGAAGGAGAGGTGACGACGATCTTCGACGCCTCGGAAGAATACCGGCGTCGAGGGGTGCCGCTCATGATCCTGGCGGGCAAGGAATACGGCTCGGGATCGTCGCGCGACTGGGCGGCCAAGGGGCCGCGGTTACTGGGGGTCCGGGCGGTGATCGCCGAGAGCTTCGAGCGGATCCACCGATCGAACCTGGTGGGGATGGGCATTCTCCCCTTGCAGTTCGGCGCGGGAGACAATGCGCAGTCGCTCGGCTTGACGGGCGAGGAAACCTATGCGATTGAAGGGTTGCGGAAGGTGCTCGACGCGAAATTCGCCGAGGGGCGCGAGGTGCAGGTGGTGGCCACGAAGGCCGACGGCTCAACCTTGCGATTCCCGGCGACCGTTCGGATCGACACGCCGCAGGAAATCAAGTACTATGAGCACGGAGGGATCCTCTCCTTCGTGCTCCGCCAGCTTTTGAAAGCGCGGCAGAGCTGA